The following are encoded together in the Lathyrus oleraceus cultivar Zhongwan6 chromosome 3, CAAS_Psat_ZW6_1.0, whole genome shotgun sequence genome:
- the LOC127126930 gene encoding uncharacterized protein LOC127126930 isoform X1 gives MFYSQFILAKKGPLGTIWIAAHLERKLRKNQVADTDIGVSVDSILFPEVPIALRLSSHLLLGVVRIYSRKVNYLFDDCSEALLKVKQAFRSTAVDLPPEESTAPYHSITLPETFDLDDFELPDNDIFQGNYVDRHVSTREQITLQDTLDGMAYKTTQFGLDERFGDGDASQIGLDLDEVMLIDKDSTLEHNDFSANPQVSRQEDEKKEDVVTTSDKMLVEDSGSKVMLIDQDANLEPDDLGANSQISHHKDEKKEDVIGTSNRMQVEDSGSKIDLSDGFPTSPEFHEYAQGLSTSPEFHDYAQDPSTSPEFHNCAQDPSVSPEFHEYAQGPSTPGLQEPNLFGTQSDQVINEADFHNSADLLSMYSTQNESRAHQTENNVIGCSLQNNGKHVGVDLHHEASDCVLADVNNKREEQEHFTRTVVMKDQGNLIPNNNCLASVPLMDSSNEDHTTTVLPECAGGYVDTSGILEKVERLHDGVLMNTESVMANLNETVNVVSGGVNINDSGVSPSCSHVTSDQEGLSCKLLSNMDESRGSEFGGHLADVTTLLKHGVSNNSEVSKNEQQPSVAYEAQVSNIVSPLESSGRPEVVDVEARASQELKEAGILNFVSHEAEQPTQSHLRPCTSRVNNPSLLSIEGEKCHETDVSDPALGYHGTVEPSACEGKLDLGQSGMQFGSQIISNKMGSVNTFTASDIPEPESMLSLGQSGMQFGSQIISNKMGSVNTFTASDIPEPEKMLSLGQSGMQFGNQMISNKMGSVNTFTATDIPEPEKMLSLGQSGMQIGNQMISNKMGSVNTFTATDIPEPEKMLSLGQSGMQFGNQMISNKMGSVNTFTATDIPEPEKMLSLGQSGMQFGNQMISHKMGSINTFTATDIPAPEKMLSLGQSGMQFGSQMISNKMGSANPFTASDIPAPEKMLSLGQSSMQFGNQMISNKMGSVNTFTASNIPEPEKMLSLGQSSMQFGNQMISNKMGSVNTFTASEIPVPEKMLSLGQSDMQYGSQMIGNKMGSVNAFTASDIPAPEKMLSLGQSDMQYGSQMIGNKMGSVNTFTASNIPEPEKMLSLAYPHFGEMNHLLLESTPGNQVISGGHRDVAAVTSISGQKRSYTESTLTLQSMGLVESYGGAQSRRTTGSIPDDNDLLSSILAGRKSSALKVKPSPATAEVPTAKRFRSTPRTSTLKRKVLVDDTMVLHGDTIRHQLISTEDIRRVRKKAPCTSDEILMIQRQVLEDKIFHKPIFTDLSADLTILQNGAFDLSGIKVYDYGLDGFSVEKVNNQQSYSKSNAEIHVGQAHNEPMAVQPQEEAEESYSKTNVGIHEVESHNEPMEVQLQNNAEAQPSEMPVPSERESHNETMEVQPQITAEAQPSEMPVPSEREPHNETMEVQPQITAEARPSEMPVPSERESHNETMEVQPQITAEAQPSEMPVPSERESHNETMEVQPQITAEAQPSEIPLQLESDQSGVDFGSHDIDAHGRANIISNMKELSGSQNAEMNNAGGIFEISETENYSVGPTNIISDVNELGSSQNAEMNNAGRIFETSEAENYSIVHSNIISDVNELGGSQNAEMNNAGRNFETSEAENYSIVHSNIISDGNELGSSQNAEMSNSGGNFETFESENYSVVPGHETLSLTEVFENELCMPKDFDASQPLMDKTDDGAGSIQTNVLEIPTSEKMNTSTILENEFVDDQHDRNNADAIEIAEHDMEIGTRVETDGLEADNLHASLVLGSKEASEYTDNQVSFHGDLPMEENGNNMLEGLNEDLVVSSGLGCDDKDAKAGGLFSENIEVDCLHSVAPEDVKEGSNDEENSVFQEAALQNTMYPDVSAIRSPSVDQNDEDDMVDNDTGFLNVGDDEIIDDDDDDADGFAPGAEGTQLENSGWSSRTRAVAKYLQTLFDKEDLHGRQSLHLDKILVGKTRKEASRMFFETLVLKTRDYIDVEQTKPFANINLQPRGKLMKTDF, from the exons ATGTTTTACTCTCAGTTTATTTTGGCGAAGAAAGGTCCACTTGGGACAATATGGATAGCTGCACATTTAGAGAGGAAGCTCCGGAAGAATCAGGTGGCGGATACTGATATTGGCGTCTCTGTAG ATTCCATTCTTTTTCCTGAAGTACCAATTGCACTCCGTTTATCCAGTCATCTTCTGCTTGGTGTGGTAAGGATATATTCCAGAAAGGTGAATTACCTTTTCGATGATTGCAGTGAAGCCTTGCTTAAGGTAAAACAAGCTTTCCGCTCCACGGCAGTTGATTTGCCACCAGAAGAGTCCACTGCACCTTACCATTCCATCACTTTACCTGAGACTTTTGATCTTGATGATTTTGAACTACCAGATAATGACATTTTTCAAGG CAACTATGTTGATCGCCATGTCAGTACTAGGGAGCAGATTACACTGCAAGATACTTTAGACGGCATGGCTTACAAAACAACACAGTTTGGATTGGATG AGCGCTTTGGAGATGGTGATGCCTCTCAAATTGGTTTAGACCTTGATGAG GTTATGTTAATAGACAAAGATTCCACTTTGGAGCACAATGACTTCAGTGCTAATCCTCAAGTGTCTCGTCAAGAAGATGAAAAGAAAGAGGATGTGGTTACAACTTCTGATAAAATGCTAGTAGAAGACAGTGGAAGCAAG GTCATGTTAATAGACCAAGATGCCAATTTGGAACCTGATGACTTAGGTGCTAATTCTCAAATTTCTCATCACAAAGATGAAAAGAAAGAGGATGTGATTGGAACTTCAAATAGAATGCAAGTAGAAGACAGTGGAAGCAAAATTGATTTG AGTGATGGTTTTCCGACATCTCCTGAATTTCATGAATATGCTCAAGGTTTATCTACTTCTCCTGAATTTCATGACTATGCTCAAGATCCATCCACTTCTCCGGAATTTCATAACTGTGCTCAAGATCCATCCGTGTCTCCTGAATTTCATGAATATGCTCAAGGTCCATCTACTCCAGGACTCCAAGAGCCAAACTTATTTGGTACTCAGTCGGATCAGGTCATTAATGAAGCTGATTTTCATAATTCAGCAGATTTATTATCAATGTATTCAACGCAAAATGAATCCCGTGCTCATCAAACTGAGAACAATGTAATTGGTTGCTCCTTGCAAAATAATGGGAAGCATGTTGGTGTAGATTTGCATCATGAGGCTAGTGACTGTGTTCTGGCTGATGTGAATAACAAAAGAGAGGAACAAGAACATTTCACTCGTACAGTTGTGATGAAGGATCAAGGAAATTTGATACCTAATAATAATTGCTTGGCATCAGTACCCTTGATGGACTCCTCCAATGAAGACCACACGACCACCGTGTTACCAGAATGTGCAGGTGGATATGTTGATACTTCTGGTATACTTGAAAAGGTGGAAAGGTTGCATGATGGAGTTCTGATGAATACTGAATCAGTTATGGCCAATTTGAATGAAACTGTTAATGTTGTTTCTGGAGGCGTCAACATCAATGATTCTGGTGTGTCTCCTAGCTGTTCTCATGTTACATCTGATCAAGAGGGCCTCTCATGTAAACTGTTGTCTAACATGGATGAATCTCGTGGTTCTGAATTTGGTGGTCATTTGGCAGATGTTACCACATTGTTAAAGCACGGCGTTTCAAATAATAGTGAAGTTTCCAAGAATGAGCAGCAACCCAGCGTGGCTTATGAGGCTCAAGTATCCAATATTGTAAGTCCTCTAGAGTCATCTGGTAGACCTGAAGTTGTTGATGTGGAAGCTCGTGCATCTCAGGAACTGAAGGAAGCAGGTATTTTAAACTTTGTATCTCATGAAGCTGAGCAGCCCACCCAGTCGCACCTTCGGCCATGCACTTCCCGTGTAAACAATCCTTCTCTGTTATCTATTGAAG GTGAAAAATGTCATGAAACTGATGTTTCAGATCCTGCTTTGGGTTATCATGGAACTGTAGAGCCATCTGCTTGTGAAGGAAAGTTGGACTTGGGGCAATCAGGCATGCAATTTGGGAGTCAGATAATAAGTAATAAAATGGGAAGTGTAAACACATTTACTGCTTCTGACATACCTGAGCCTGAAAGCATGCTCTCCTTGGGGCAATCAGGCATGCAATTTGGGAGTCAGATTATAAGTAATAAAATGGGAAGTGTAAACACATTTACTGCTTCTGATATACCTGAGCCTGAAAAAATGCTCTCCTTGGGGCAATCAGGCATGCAATTTGGGAATCAGATGATAAGTAATAAAATGGGAAGTGTAAACACATTTACTGCTACTGACATACCTGAGCCTGAAAAAATGCTCTCCTTGGGACAATCAGGCATGCAAATTGGGAATCAGATGATAAGTAATAAAATGGGAAGTGTAAACACATTTACTGCTACTGACATACCTGAGCCTGAAAAAATGCTCTCCTTGGGGCAATCAGGCATGCAATTTGGGAATCAGATGATAAGTAATAAAATGGGAAGTGTGAACACATTTACTGCTACTGACATACCTGAGCCTGAAAAAATGCTCTCCTTGGGGCAATCAGGCATGCAATTTGGGAATCAGATGATAAGTCATAAAATGGGAAGTATAAACACATTTACTGCTACTGACATACCTGCGCCTGAAAAAATGCTCTCCTTGGGGCAATCAGGCATGCAATTTGGGAGTCAGATGATAAGTAATAAAATGGGAAGTGCAAACCCATTTACTGCTTCTGACATACCTGCACCTGAAAAAATGCTCTCCTTGGGGCAATCAAGCATGCAATTTGGGAATCAGATGATAAGTAATAAAATGGGAAGTGTAAACACATTTACTGCTTCTAACATACCTGAGCCTGAGAAAATGCTCTCCTTGGGGCAATCAAGCATGCAATTTGGGAATCAGATGATAAGTAACAAAATGGGAAGTGTAAACACATTTACTGCCTCTGAGATACCTGTGCCTGAAAAAATGCTCTCCTTGGGTCAATCAGACATGCAATATGGGAGTCAGATGATAGGTAATAAAATGGGAAGTGTAAACGCATTTACTGCCTCTGACATACCTGCGCCTGAAAAAATGCTCTCCTTGGGTCAATCAGACATGCAATATGGGAGTCAGATGATAGGTAATAAAATGGGAAGTGTAAACACATTTACTGCTTCTAACATACCTGAGCCTGAGAAAATGCTCTCTTTGGCTTATCCACATTTTGGTGAGATGAATCATTTGCTGCTGGAGTCTACTCCTGGCAATCAGGTTATATCTGGAGGTCATAGAGATGTTGCAGCAGTAACATCAATATCTGGTCAAAAGCGCAGCTACACAGAAAGTACTCTTACATTGCAGAGCATGGGTTTAGTTGAATCATATGGTGGGGCTCAGTCCAGAAGAACTACCGGATCCATTCCGGATGATAATGATCTATTGTCTTCAATATTAG CTGGCAGAAAATCTTCAGCTTTAAAAGTTAAACCAAGTCCAGCAACCGCTGAAGTACCAACAGCAAAGCGGTTTCGTTCTACACCACGAACTAGTACCTTAAAGAGGAAGGTGCTTGTGGATGATACGATGGTCTTGCACGGCGA TACAATACGCCACCAATTGATAAGTACTGAAGATATTCGGCGTGTACGGAAAAAAGCTCCTTGCACAAGCGATGAGATTTTAATGATTCAGAGACAGGTTTTGGAGGATAAAATTTTCCATAAACCAATATTTACAG ATTTGTCTGCTGATTTGACTATTCTGCAAAACGGGGCATTTGATCTGAGTGGAATCAAGGTTTATGATTATGGCTTAGATGGTTTTTCCGTGGAAAAAGTAAACAATCAACAGTCCTATTCTAAATCAAATGCTGAGATTCATGTGGGGCAAGCACATAATGAGCCTATGGCAGTCCAACCCCAAGAGGAGGCTGAAGAGTCTTATTCTAAAACGAATGTTGGGATTCATGAGGTGGAATCACATAATGAGCCTATGGAAGTCCAGCTCCAAAATAATGCTGAAGCCCAACCTTCTGAGATGCCTGTTCCGTCTGAGAGGGAATCACACAATGAAACTATGGAAGTCCAACCCCAAATAACTGCTGAAGCCCAGCCTTCTGAGATGCCTGTTCCGTCTGAGAGGGAACCACACAATGAAACTATGGAAGTCCAACCCCAAATAACTGCTGAAGCCCGAC CTTCTGAGATGCCTGTTCCGTCTGAGAGGGAATCACACAATGAAACTATGGAAGTCCAACCCCAAATAACTGCTGAAGCCCAACCTTCTGAGATGCCTGTTCCGTCTGAGAGGGAATCACACAATGAAACTATGGAAGTCCAACCCCAAATAACTGCTGAAGCCCAACCTTCTGAGATACCTCTTCAGTTGGAGAGTGATCAGTCTGGAGTTGACTTTGGATCTCATGATATTGACGCTCATGGGCGTGCAAATATTATATCAAACATGAAGGAGCTTAGCGGTTCTCAAAATGCTGAAATGAACAATGCTGGGGGGATTTTTGAGATTTCTGAAACAGAGAATTACTCTGTTGGGCCTACAAATATTATATCAGATGTAAATGAGCTTGGTAGTTCTCAAAATGCTGAAATGAACAATGCTGGACGAATTTTCGAGACTTCTGAAGCAGAAAATTACTCTATTGTGCATTCAAATATTATATCAGATGTAAATGAGCTTGGTGGTTCTCAAAATGCTGAAATGAACAATGCTGGACGAAATTTCGAGACTTCTGAAGCAGAAAATTACTCTATTGTTCATTCAAATATTATATCAGACGGAAATGAGCTTGGTAGTTCTCAAAATGCTGAAATGAGCAATTCTGGTGGAAATTTTGAGACTTTTGAATCAGAGAATTACTCTGTTGTCCCTGGGCATGAAACTTTATCACTAACtgaagtttttgaaaatgagCTATGTATGCCAAAAGATTTTGATGCATCGCAGCCTCTCATGGATAAAACGGATGATGGTGCTGGTTCTATCCAAACAAATGTGCTGGAGATTCCAACTTCCGAGAAAATGAATACATCTACTATTCTAGAAAATGAGTTTGTGGATGATCAACATGATAGAAACAATGCAGATGCTATTGAAATTGCAGAGCATGACATGGAAATTGGAACACGAGTTGAAACAGATGGCTTGGAAGCTGATAATTTACATGCATCCTTGGTTCTTGGCTCTAAGGAAGCTAGTGAATATACTGACAACCAGGTATCCTTCCATGGAGACCTACCTATGGAGGAAAATGGGAACAACATGCTAGAAGGCTTAAATGAGGATCTAGTTGTTTCTTCTGGCTTGGGATGTGATGACAAGGATGCAAAGGCTGGCGGCTTATTTAGTGAAAATATTGAAGTAGATTGTTTACATTCTGTAGCACCTGAGGATGTAAAAGAAGGTTCTAATGATGAGGAAAACTCAGTCTTTCAAGAAGCTGCATTACAAAATACAATGTATCCTGATGTCTCAGCTATTAGGAGTCCTTCTGTGGATCAGAATGAT GAAGACGATATGGTCGACAATGATACAG GATTTTTGAATGTTGGAGATGATGAGATAATTGATGACGATGATGACGATGCTGATGGTTTTGCACCGGGTGCTGAAGGAACACAGCTAGAAAATAGTGGATGGTCTTCTCGAACCAG GGCTGTTGCGAAGTATCTTCAGACCTTGTTTGATAAGGAGGATCTACATGGAAGGCAGAGCCTGCATCTTGACAAAATATTGGTGGGTAAAACACGGAAAGAAGCATCAAGGATGTTTTTTGAAACACTG GTTCTCAAGACAAGGGATTATATTGATGTAGAACAGACAAAACCCTTTGCCAATATTAACTTACAACCTCGAGGGAAGCTTATGAAGACAGATTTCTGA